From the Bacteroidota bacterium genome, one window contains:
- a CDS encoding Dabb family protein — translation MIRHIVMIKLKNFSSKEVKITNAKKLKSELENLENKIDEIKYYEVGLNLSTSPSAYDVVLVSDFNNMKELNDYRIHPEHIKVLDFLKSIIPN, via the coding sequence ATGATACGCCACATTGTAATGATAAAACTCAAAAACTTTAGTAGCAAAGAAGTAAAAATAACTAATGCAAAAAAATTAAAAAGTGAACTGGAAAACCTTGAAAATAAAATTGATGAAATTAAATATTATGAAGTAGGTTTAAATTTAAGCACTTCTCCATCTGCTTATGATGTTGTTCTGGTTTCAGACTTTAATAACATGAAGGAGTTGAATGATTATCGCATTCACCCTGAGCATATAAAAGTATTAGATTTTTTGAAATCAATAATACCAAATTAA